The Nitrospirota bacterium genome includes a region encoding these proteins:
- a CDS encoding DUF86 domain-containing protein, translating to MKNSENLTFESFMQNETYIRSFVRSLEVIGEATKNLPQSFRKHYPQISWKEMAGLRDVLIHQYFGINYSLLWDIIKNKLPVLNGQIADILKEIDTAEDM from the coding sequence ATGAAGAATTCTGAAAATCTTACTTTTGAGTCATTTATGCAAAATGAAACATACATAAGAAGTTTTGTGCGCTCGCTGGAAGTTATTGGAGAGGCGACTAAAAATCTTCCACAGAGTTTTAGAAAACATTACCCGCAAATCTCATGGAAGGAGATGGCAGGACTAAGAGATGTCCTGATACATCAATACTTTGGCATTAATTACTCATTGCTCTGGGATATTATAAAAAATAAACTTCCTGTGCTTAATGGACAGATAGCAGATATTCTCAAGGAAATAGATACTGCTGAAGATATGTAG
- a CDS encoding nucleotidyltransferase family protein: MKYRKKQELTVKRIFSILKNHAGDLRKYSVKKIGIFGSYVRGEQKKRSDIDLLVEFDTSSFGKNFEGYFDTYMDLSFLLEEIFQKKVDLLTNEMISPHIRPYVLKEVKYLEGV, from the coding sequence ATGAAATATAGGAAGAAGCAGGAACTGACAGTTAAAAGGATATTCAGCATATTAAAAAACCACGCCGGTGATTTAAGGAAATATTCCGTCAAAAAAATAGGAATTTTCGGCTCTTATGTAAGGGGGGAACAAAAAAAGCGCAGTGATATAGACCTGCTCGTTGAGTTTGATACATCTTCATTCGGCAAAAATTTCGAGGGATATTTTGATACATATATGGACCTATCCTTTCTTCTTGAGGAAATCTTTCAGAAAAAAGTGGACCTTTTAACCAATGAGATGATTAGTCCGCATATCCGGCCATATGTTTTAAAAGAGGTGAAATATCTTGAAGGAGTATAA